A region of Tigriopus californicus strain San Diego chromosome 7, Tcal_SD_v2.1, whole genome shotgun sequence DNA encodes the following proteins:
- the LOC131884358 gene encoding uncharacterized protein LOC131884358 → MLTLTSTKSETIVHEDQNIINKGRNSLRIRDQSELMSSTSVPFSSIFAPSLRQTQSSTTPTISALNYVRLQPSMITSSPPKISMRALMGKEKGCFMWVHLQASICTEWAQSSMVLSPGTQIGARVTTTAQQTGEVGAILQALAGTDHLHATNGGEKQPKTIHRCILQRANRNKSSPNTLKCHVCEASYPSYDKYYCHLIDSTCANQKEALERVAQKSPTSPGIMVRVLPLGQQRPNSVRQVPHPLVLPSTTNLKKRTFLESPVDKNRTLVEIQISPDALLPLKKKRVYEDLMWRTNQEDNTQAIRSEDTDLGKDDEDGTSKGNVTKLDNMNELPLNLSKKANLDITSRDPPALLPLRKRLSSSSMNRGCVSSVSPFTSSNSEASQSMSEDNDKTTSETLNLLVGSISEYNNGRSLRLGKAASEELVQGIKADLAYNCPHVEATTLPAVSLIEHANDASRLSTMKGQLTNLMVSLLGESRITNMGYPETDILDVLSRVLSGAKREVISAEDDCTEFCRRFEESTQLRFRKLKREIIAARKNIQSFLEICGNNKLREQWKSKSVEDILQDILQRGLTHMESYSRGLSEVV, encoded by the exons ATGCTCACCCTCACTAGCACTAAATCTGAGACCATAGTTCACGAGGACCagaacatcatcaacaaaggCAGAAACAGTCTTCGTATTCGAGACCAGAGCGAGCTGATGAGCTCGACCTCTGTTCCGTTTTCATCCATCTTTGCCCCATCCCTCAGACAGACTCAGTCAAGCACCACCCCCACCATCTCTGCCCTCAATTACGTTCGCCTCCAGCCGAGTATGATCACAAGCTCTCCGCCCAAAATCTCTATGCGGGCTCTTATGGGCAAGGAGAAAGGCTGTTTCATGTGGGTGCATCTTCAGGCCTCGATCTGTACGGAGTGGGCTCAGAGTTCCATGGTCCTGAGCCCGGGCACCCAAATTGGGGCGCGTGTCACGACCACTGCCCAGCAAACGGGTGAAGTGGGTGCCATTTTGCAG GCTCTCGCGGGTACGGACCATTTGCATGCTACCAATGGCGGCGAGAAGCAACCCAAAACCATTCATAGATGCATTTTACAACGAGCTAATCGGAACAAGTCGTCTCCGAACACGCTCAAATGTCACGTATGTGAGGCCAGCTATCCCTCGTATGACAAATATTACTGTCACTTGATCGATTCCACTTGCGCCAACCAGAAGGAGGCCCTTGAGCGAGTGGCTCAGAAGAGTCCCACTTCACCCGGAATCATGGTTCGGGTTCTTCCTCTAGGACAGCAACGGCCAAATTCTGTAAGGCAAGTCCCACATCCCCTGGTTCTACCCTCAACCACAAATCTCAAGAAAAGAACGTTTTTGGAAAGTCCCGTGGATAAGAACCGAACTTTGGTTGAGATCCAGATTTCCCCGGACGCTCTTTTGCctctgaaaaagaaacggGTCTATGAGGACCTCATGTGGCGAACGAATCAGGAAGACAACACTCAAGCTATCCGCTCGGAAGATACTGATTTGGGCAAGGATGACGAGGATGGCACATCCAAGGGCAATGTAACTAAATTGGACAACATGAACGAGCTCCCGCTTAACCTGAGCAAGAAGGCAAACCTGGACATTACAAGTCGTGATCCTCCAGCCCTTCTCCCACTCAGGAAAAGACTCTCTTCGTCCTCTATGAATCGAGGCTGCGTGTCGTCGGTCTCTCCTTTCACCTCCTCAAATAGTGAGGCTAGTCAGAGTATGTCCGAGGACAATGACAAAACCACCTCAGAGACGCTTAACTTGCTCGTGGGATCCATTTCCGAGTACAACAACGGCCGCTCTCTGAGGTTGGGCAAGGCAGCCTCGGAAGAGCTGGTTCAAGGTATCAAGGCCGATCTGGCCTACAATTGTCCGCATGTCGAGGCCACGACTTTGCCGGCCGTGAGCTTAATCGAGCACGCCAATGACGCATCTCGGCTGTCCACGATGAAAGGCCAATTAACCAATCTAATGGTGTCGTTGCTCGGCGAATCAAGAATCACCAACATGGGATATCCCGAGACGGACATTCTGGACGTCCTCAGCAGAGTCCTTTCCGGGGCGAAGCGCGAAGTCATTTCGGCCGAGGACGACTGCACGGAATTTTGTCGACGTTTTGAGGAGTCAACCCAACTGAGGTTCCGTAAATTGAAACGCGAAATCATCGCTGCAAGGAAGAATATTCAGAGCTTCTTGGAAATTTGCGGGAACAACAAATTGAGGGAACAGTGGAAGAGTAAATCCGTGGAGGATATTCTTCAAGATATTCTCCAGCGCGGACTCACGCACATGGAAAGTTATTCGCGGGGCCTTTCCGAGGTCGTTTAG